The nucleotide window ACGAACAGCGGCGCTGACCAGTCGCCGGGTCACCCGCTCGATTATACCGCCCCAAACTGCCGCCCAGCATCCGCGTCTACGTATGTGCCGTTGACCGTCGGTGCGGAACCTTAGAGCGGAGTTATGGACGACTGGTCTAATCTTGTCTCGGGTGTTACGTTGACCCTATGTTGAGCGACACCTCATCCGAAGCGCGGCAAATTCAGACGAGCATACACCGCAAACTTGGCGATCCGCGCCGGTTAGAACTTGCTGTGAACATGAGCGAGATGGTTCGCGAACTGGCACGCGCGCGTATTCGCGCAAAACATCCTGAGTTTGATGAAACGGCGGTTCGCGCGGAGCTCATCTGGGAATTATATGGCGTTCGACGAGATCGCTGACGACGTCCTTCGCCGCATATTACAGATTCTGGAATCGGCTAATATTCCCTACATGCTAACTGGCTCTTTCGCCAGCTCGATCCACGGCTCCCCCCGCGCAACGCAAGACATCGATCTGGTCATCGCACCCAATCCAATAAGTTTGGACGATTTATTGAAGCATTTCCCGGAAGACAAATATTATGTCCGCCGCACCCAAGGAGCCGGTTTGGACACTGCTTGCGTGGATCGATGGGTGGCAGATCTTGGACTTCAGCTCGACTGGAGCAGGGCGCAAATGAAAGAACGACAGCCATGAAACTCTGGGTCGGCACCAGCGGCTATAGCTACGAACCTTGGCTCGGCAATTTCTATCCGGAAAAGCTGGCAGCGAAAGATATGCTGTCGTTCTACGCCTCGAAGCTCAGTACGGTCGAGATCAACAACACTTTCTATCGCATGCCGAAAAAAAGCGTCGTCCAGTCATGGGCGGAACAGGTGGGTCCAGATTTTCGCTTTGTGCTCAAAGCGCCGCAGCGCATCACGCATATGAAACGGCTCAAAGAAGCCGAGTCAGAGGTTGAATATTTTTTTGGGGTTGCCGCGGCGCTGAAAGAAAAAGCTGGAGTGTATCTGTTTCAGCTCCCGCCGAATTTAAAAGCCGACCTCGATCGCCTGCAAAAATTCCTCGCTGTGTTACCCAGTGACGGCAACGTCGCTTTCGAATTTCGCCACCCTTCGTGGTTTTGCGAGGAGGTTTTCGCCTGTTTGCGCACGCGGAACTACGCACTATGCGTGAGCGAAACCGACGACGAAGAACTTCGCGACCTGGTTCCTACCGCAAACTGGGGTTATCTACGGCTGCGCCGAACAAATTACCAACACGCCGACTTGGTGCGCTGGAAAGAGCGGATATTCGCCCAGTCTTGGGACCGCGCCTATGTTTTCTTCAAACACGAAGACGAAGGAATTGGCCCCAAGCTGGCCATGGATTTGCTCAAATTTGCGTAGGGACAGGTCGCGACCTGTCCGTACCAGCGCGCAACATCAATGCGC belongs to Deltaproteobacteria bacterium and includes:
- a CDS encoding DUF72 domain-containing protein; the encoded protein is MKLWVGTSGYSYEPWLGNFYPEKLAAKDMLSFYASKLSTVEINNTFYRMPKKSVVQSWAEQVGPDFRFVLKAPQRITHMKRLKEAESEVEYFFGVAAALKEKAGVYLFQLPPNLKADLDRLQKFLAVLPSDGNVAFEFRHPSWFCEEVFACLRTRNYALCVSETDDEELRDLVPTANWGYLRLRRTNYQHADLVRWKERIFAQSWDRAYVFFKHEDEGIGPKLAMDLLKFA